A region of Rhodoferax potami DNA encodes the following proteins:
- a CDS encoding ABC transporter substrate-binding protein, producing MIPLRAALMGLWLASSCLYANAQIKIGQTVGVTGAVAATVKEASLGAQLYLDAINAKGGIGGEKIELITLDDKFDTQLTLANAKDLIENKGVLALFMTRGTPHTEGIIPLLDKFGVPLLAPSTGAMVLHQPLKKHVFNVRATYQREAERAVAHLAATGVNRIAIIHVDDSFGADGLEGTQKGLAAAKLSAVAVAKFDRSKPDFSQIAPSISKLTPQAVMIIGSGTAVVDAIKALRDTGSTAQLVTLSNNASSGFVKLLGDQARGVIVSQVLPQSPNYAVVQEAASLAKAKDVLDVSPAMLEGFVSAKVLVEALRRAGPKPTRDKLQAALEGINRFDLGGLTLSFSTSDHTGLDFADLSIITAAGKFRR from the coding sequence ATGATCCCCCTTCGCGCTGCCCTGATGGGCCTCTGGCTGGCAAGTAGCTGCTTGTACGCCAATGCCCAAATCAAAATCGGGCAGACCGTGGGGGTCACCGGGGCGGTCGCCGCAACCGTCAAAGAAGCCAGCTTAGGCGCGCAGCTCTACCTCGACGCCATCAATGCCAAGGGAGGCATCGGGGGAGAAAAAATCGAGCTGATCACGTTGGATGACAAGTTCGACACCCAGCTCACTCTCGCGAATGCCAAGGATCTGATAGAAAACAAGGGCGTCCTCGCCCTGTTCATGACCCGAGGCACGCCCCATACCGAAGGCATCATCCCCCTGCTGGACAAATTTGGCGTACCACTGCTTGCGCCGTCCACTGGCGCCATGGTGCTGCACCAGCCCCTCAAGAAGCATGTGTTCAATGTGCGGGCCACTTACCAACGCGAGGCAGAACGCGCAGTGGCCCACCTGGCGGCCACCGGGGTCAACCGCATAGCGATCATCCATGTAGACGACAGCTTTGGCGCGGACGGTCTGGAAGGCACACAGAAGGGTTTGGCTGCTGCCAAACTCAGCGCTGTGGCCGTTGCAAAGTTCGACCGCAGCAAACCCGACTTTTCGCAGATCGCACCCTCCATCTCCAAACTGACGCCGCAAGCTGTCATGATCATCGGGTCGGGGACTGCGGTGGTGGATGCCATCAAGGCACTGCGGGACACTGGCAGCACAGCCCAGCTAGTCACTTTGTCCAACAACGCTTCCAGCGGCTTTGTCAAACTGCTGGGCGACCAGGCACGGGGCGTAATCGTCAGCCAGGTTCTGCCCCAATCCCCCAACTACGCAGTTGTGCAAGAAGCTGCCAGCTTGGCCAAGGCCAAAGACGTGCTCGACGTGAGTCCGGCGATGCTGGAAGGCTTTGTGTCCGCCAAAGTGCTGGTGGAAGCCTTGCGTCGGGCTGGCCCCAAACCTACTCGGGACAAACTGCAGGCAGCATTGGAAGGCATCAACCGCTTCGACCTGGGTGGGCTGACCCTGAGTTTCAGCACCAGTGACCACACCGGCCTAGATTTCGCCGACCTGTCCATCATCACTGCGGCGGGCAAGTTCCGGCGTTAA
- a CDS encoding tripartite tricarboxylate transporter permease, which translates to MELFDNLALGFGVAFTGQNLIYAFIGCLLGTLIGVLPGIGPLATIAMLLPATYALPPVAALIMLAGIYYGAQYGGSTTAILVNLPGESSSVVTVIDGYQMARNGRAGPALAAAGLGSFFAGCVGTLILAAFAGPLTELAFKFGPAEYFSLMILGLIGAVVLASGSLLKAIAMILLGLLLGMVGTDVNSGVARYSFDIPELTDGIGFIVIAMGVFGYGEIISNLSKSAGEREIFTASVSGLLPTKQDFQRMVPAVLRGTALGSLLGILPGGGAVMAAFAAYTIEKKTQLQPGEVPFGKGNIRGVAAPEAANNAGSQTSFIPLLTLGIPPNAVMALMVGAMTIHNIQPGPQVMTANPELFWGLIASMWIGNLMLVILNLPLIGIWIKLLSVPYRWLFPSIVLFCAIGVYSTNNNNWDIWMVGLFGIIGYIFIKLGTEPAPLLLGFILGPMMEEYLRRALLLSRGDWSVFVTRPLSASLLLAALALLVVVMLPSIKAKREEAFVED; encoded by the coding sequence ATGGAACTCTTTGACAACCTCGCCCTCGGCTTTGGCGTGGCCTTCACCGGCCAGAACCTGATTTATGCCTTCATCGGCTGTTTGCTCGGTACTTTGATCGGCGTTTTGCCCGGCATCGGCCCCTTGGCGACTATCGCCATGCTGCTGCCCGCCACCTATGCACTGCCGCCGGTAGCGGCCTTGATCATGCTGGCCGGTATCTATTACGGTGCCCAGTACGGTGGATCAACTACTGCCATCTTGGTGAACCTGCCCGGCGAGTCTTCGTCGGTGGTGACCGTGATTGACGGTTACCAGATGGCTCGTAATGGACGCGCCGGTCCTGCACTCGCTGCAGCGGGCCTGGGTTCTTTCTTTGCCGGTTGCGTGGGCACTTTGATTCTTGCCGCCTTTGCAGGCCCCTTGACCGAGCTGGCCTTCAAGTTCGGCCCTGCCGAATACTTCAGCCTGATGATTCTGGGCTTGATTGGTGCGGTGGTGCTGGCCTCGGGCTCTTTGCTCAAGGCGATTGCCATGATTCTCTTGGGTCTCTTGCTGGGGATGGTGGGAACGGATGTGAACTCCGGTGTGGCCCGGTACAGCTTTGATATCCCTGAGCTGACCGACGGTATCGGCTTCATCGTGATCGCCATGGGCGTCTTCGGCTACGGAGAGATCATCAGCAACCTGTCCAAGAGTGCGGGTGAGCGGGAGATCTTTACCGCTTCTGTCTCGGGCCTCTTGCCTACCAAACAAGACTTCCAGCGCATGGTGCCGGCGGTGTTGCGTGGTACAGCTCTGGGCTCCCTGCTGGGTATCTTGCCCGGTGGTGGTGCGGTGATGGCGGCCTTTGCGGCTTACACGATTGAGAAGAAGACCCAACTCCAGCCCGGCGAAGTACCTTTCGGCAAGGGCAACATCCGCGGGGTGGCGGCTCCTGAAGCGGCTAACAACGCTGGAAGCCAGACTTCTTTCATTCCTCTCTTGACTCTGGGTATCCCACCTAACGCGGTGATGGCGTTGATGGTGGGTGCGATGACGATCCACAACATCCAGCCCGGACCGCAAGTGATGACAGCCAACCCGGAACTCTTCTGGGGTTTGATTGCTTCGATGTGGATCGGTAACCTGATGCTGGTGATCCTGAACCTGCCACTCATCGGTATCTGGATCAAGCTCTTGTCTGTGCCTTACCGCTGGTTGTTCCCTTCTATCGTGCTGTTCTGTGCGATCGGGGTGTATTCGACCAACAACAACAACTGGGACATCTGGATGGTGGGCCTGTTCGGGATCATTGGCTACATCTTCATCAAGCTGGGGACTGAGCCTGCACCACTGCTCTTGGGCTTTATTCTGGGGCCGATGATGGAGGAGTATTTGCGCCGGGCACTGCTGCTCAGCCGTGGGGACTGGAGTGTGTTTGTGACGCGGCCTCTGTCGGCATCTCTGCTGCTGGCGGCGCTCGCTCTCTTGGTGGTGGTGATGCTGCCGTCCATCAAGGCTAAGCGGGAAGAGGCGTTTGTGGAGGATTGA
- a CDS encoding hotdog fold thioesterase — translation MRIWQQPISPAILAHISQNTAVQTLGIEFTEVGDDYLVGRVPVDHRTHQPFGLLHGGVSVVLAETLGSCGAGFAIPEGYNAVGLDINANHLKGVKTGWVIGVAKPVHIGRSTHVWQIDMRNDAGELTCVSRITMAILSPR, via the coding sequence ATGCGCATTTGGCAACAACCCATATCCCCCGCCATCTTGGCCCACATCAGCCAAAACACCGCGGTTCAGACTTTAGGTATCGAATTCACAGAAGTAGGTGACGACTACCTGGTGGGCCGGGTACCCGTGGACCATCGCACCCACCAGCCTTTCGGTTTACTTCATGGCGGCGTATCGGTGGTACTGGCCGAAACCTTGGGCTCCTGTGGCGCGGGCTTTGCCATACCCGAGGGCTACAACGCAGTGGGTCTGGACATCAACGCCAACCACCTCAAAGGCGTCAAAACAGGATGGGTCATCGGTGTGGCCAAACCCGTACATATCGGCCGCAGCACCCATGTATGGCAGATCGACATGCGCAATGATGCGGGAGAACTGACTTGCGTTTCCCGCATCACCATGGCAATCCTGAGTCCACGCTAA
- a CDS encoding cob(I)yrinic acid a,c-diamide adenosyltransferase has protein sequence MANRLTQIATRTGDNGTTGLGDNTRVSKNSLRVHAMGDVDELNSHLGVLLCEDMPPAVRILLVEIQHQLFNLGGELSIPGFELLKHEAVLALDEALAEHNAALPRLEEFILPAGTRAASLAHVCRTVARRAERAVVALGNEEALKDTPRQYLNRLSDLMFVLSRVLNRYRTDGTVGDDVYWKSVRMARSTG, from the coding sequence ATGGCAAACCGACTCACACAAATCGCCACCCGCACAGGGGACAACGGCACCACGGGGCTGGGCGACAACACCCGTGTTTCTAAAAATAGCCTGCGGGTGCACGCCATGGGCGATGTGGACGAGCTCAACAGCCACCTCGGTGTGCTGCTGTGCGAAGACATGCCGCCTGCGGTGCGTATTCTGTTGGTCGAAATCCAGCACCAGCTTTTCAATCTGGGCGGCGAGTTGTCGATCCCCGGGTTTGAACTGCTCAAGCACGAGGCCGTGTTGGCCTTGGACGAGGCTTTGGCGGAACACAACGCCGCGTTGCCGCGCCTGGAGGAGTTCATTCTCCCGGCCGGTACCCGGGCTGCGTCGCTGGCGCATGTCTGCCGTACCGTGGCTCGCCGGGCCGAGCGCGCGGTGGTGGCGCTGGGCAATGAAGAGGCCCTGAAAGACACGCCGCGCCAGTACCTCAACCGCCTTTCGGACTTGATGTTTGTGCTCTCGCGCGTGCTCAACCGCTACCGAACCGATGGCACAGTGGGGGACGATGTGTACTGGAAGAGCGTGCGCATGGCCCGCAGCACTGGTTAG